In Mesorhizobium sp., one DNA window encodes the following:
- a CDS encoding 2-hydroxyacyl-CoA dehydratase subunit D: MERTQIIDSFAAAARDPLSYAKQWKGRTGRPVIGSFPMNFPGELAHAAGALPMILQESDDPITVGHGLLFPFYCGYTRSMVDQAVRGDFDVLDAIMFGDHCVQLLGAADAIRMQLTNTRVIFFQLISSMCDPWTQGRSEESFAKLRAELEDFVGAKVQDESMHASIRLFNKNRGLIRRLYDMRKKGIAPLGSVEMQHVVKSSMVMDKAEHTELLEKLVRIYESAAPLPARNVRLHLSGHFCQAPKPELLEMIEECGVTVVGDDLYHGFRYISTDVPEQGDPIAGLARWYMDRNTGVPCPTRVQNNVDWDAYLLNAMRDEKADGMIVLMAKFCEPHMYYYPEVKEAFEKADMPHLLIETEHEGMALESLKTRVETFVEIVKHRQAA, from the coding sequence TTGGAACGCACCCAGATCATCGACAGCTTCGCCGCGGCGGCGCGCGACCCGCTGTCCTATGCAAAGCAGTGGAAGGGGCGAACCGGCCGGCCGGTCATCGGCTCGTTTCCCATGAATTTTCCCGGTGAGCTCGCGCATGCCGCTGGCGCCCTGCCGATGATCCTGCAGGAGAGCGACGACCCGATCACGGTCGGCCACGGCCTGTTGTTCCCGTTCTACTGCGGCTACACGCGCTCGATGGTCGACCAGGCCGTTCGCGGCGATTTCGACGTGCTGGACGCGATCATGTTCGGCGACCATTGCGTGCAGCTGCTCGGCGCGGCCGATGCCATCCGCATGCAGCTCACCAACACGCGGGTGATCTTCTTCCAGCTTATTTCGTCGATGTGCGATCCCTGGACGCAGGGCCGCTCCGAAGAGAGCTTCGCCAAGCTGCGCGCCGAACTGGAGGACTTCGTCGGCGCCAAAGTGCAGGACGAGTCAATGCATGCCTCGATCCGCCTGTTCAACAAGAACCGCGGCCTGATCCGCCGGCTCTACGACATGCGCAAGAAGGGCATCGCGCCGCTCGGCTCGGTCGAGATGCAGCATGTGGTGAAGTCGTCGATGGTGATGGACAAGGCCGAGCACACCGAACTTCTGGAGAAGCTCGTCCGCATCTACGAGAGCGCGGCGCCCCTGCCCGCGCGCAACGTTCGCCTTCACCTCTCCGGACACTTCTGCCAGGCGCCGAAGCCGGAACTTCTGGAGATGATCGAGGAGTGCGGCGTGACCGTCGTCGGCGACGATCTCTACCACGGCTTCCGTTACATCTCGACCGATGTGCCGGAGCAGGGCGACCCGATCGCGGGGCTGGCGCGGTGGTACATGGACCGCAACACCGGCGTCCCCTGCCCGACACGCGTTCAGAACAATGTCGATTGGGACGCCTATCTGCTCAATGCGATGCGCGACGAGAAGGCCGACGGGATGATCGTGCTGATGGCCAAGTTCTGCGAGCCGCACATGTACTACTACCCAGAGGTCAAGGAGGCCTTCGAGAAGGCCGACATGCCCCATCTCCTGATCGAGACGGAGCATGAGGGCATGGCTCTCGAGAGCCTGAAGACCCGGGTCGAGACCTTCGTCGAAATCGTCAAGCACCGCCAAGCTGCCTGA
- a CDS encoding CaiB/BaiF CoA-transferase family protein encodes MGPLHGVKVVEMSNIGPGPFCGMLLADLGADVVSVQRLATTDLGFDVGVRHDLLNRSKRAVAVDLKAPEGVTLVKDLVAGADLLIEGFRPGVMERLGLGPEVCLTVNPRLVYGRMTGWGQDGPLAQMAGHDINYIAMSGALAAIGPKDGPPVAPLNLVGDFAGGSLYLAMGLLAALVEARSSGQGQVVDAAMLDGSANLMTMHMGYRQADFWNLARGTNSVDGGSPWYTTYRTSDGRWMAVGCVEQRFYREFVRLLGLDIAALPKQHDRARWPELRTVFEAEFATKSRDEWEKIFDDSDACVSPVLDMDEAPRHAAANARSTFVERGGVVEPAPAPRFSRTPSAIRNDPPDARSTTAATLVAWGIDLARIQALADAGVIPPAHS; translated from the coding sequence ATGGGTCCGCTTCACGGCGTGAAGGTCGTCGAAATGTCGAACATAGGGCCGGGCCCGTTCTGCGGCATGCTGCTCGCCGACCTCGGCGCAGACGTGGTGAGCGTGCAGCGGCTGGCGACGACCGACCTCGGCTTCGACGTCGGGGTGCGCCACGACCTGCTCAACCGCTCCAAACGGGCGGTCGCCGTCGATCTGAAGGCGCCCGAGGGCGTAACCCTGGTCAAGGATCTGGTCGCCGGCGCCGATCTGCTGATCGAAGGCTTCCGGCCCGGCGTCATGGAGCGCCTCGGTCTCGGGCCGGAGGTGTGCCTGACGGTCAATCCCCGCCTCGTCTACGGCCGCATGACCGGCTGGGGCCAGGACGGGCCGCTGGCCCAGATGGCCGGCCACGACATCAACTATATCGCCATGTCCGGCGCGCTGGCGGCCATCGGACCGAAAGACGGCCCGCCCGTCGCGCCGCTGAATCTCGTCGGCGATTTCGCCGGGGGCTCGCTCTATCTCGCGATGGGGCTGCTGGCCGCTCTGGTCGAGGCCCGATCGTCCGGGCAGGGACAGGTGGTCGACGCGGCTATGCTCGACGGCTCGGCCAATCTCATGACCATGCACATGGGCTACCGACAGGCCGATTTCTGGAACCTCGCGCGCGGCACCAACAGCGTCGATGGCGGCTCGCCCTGGTATACCACCTACCGCACCAGTGACGGCCGCTGGATGGCGGTCGGCTGCGTCGAGCAGCGCTTCTACCGGGAATTCGTGCGCCTGCTCGGCCTCGACATCGCGGCCCTACCTAAGCAGCACGACCGGGCCCGCTGGCCCGAACTGCGCACCGTGTTCGAGGCAGAGTTCGCTACGAAGTCGCGCGACGAGTGGGAGAAGATCTTCGACGACTCCGACGCCTGCGTGTCGCCCGTGCTCGACATGGACGAGGCGCCGCGCCACGCGGCCGCCAACGCGCGGTCGACCTTCGTGGAGCGCGGCGGTGTCGTCGAGCCGGCGCCCGCTCCCCGCTTCAGCCGCACGCCATCGGCCATCCGCAACGACCCGCCCGATGCGCGCTCGACGACTGCGGCCACGCTCGTGGCATGGGGGATTGATTTGGCGCGAATCCAGGCACTCGCCGACGCCGGGGTGATCCCGCCAGCGCATTCCTGA
- a CDS encoding TetR/AcrR family transcriptional regulator: MQRPASRPSARRLPRDQRVAAILQTARTVLRDRGSEQFLTSEVAERAGTSEATIYKYFPTKRDLLIQLAEHWFEEFLAEDYPAKTSGPLRDRLFHAIWWALSFIRREPALSRFVLMELRADPNYRTMRIYQQNRKVVARVMSVVEDGLAKGEVRDDISIRLIRDMIFGAIEHQTWAYLRREGDFSVDDSAEGITEVILAGITPNKPVGDRISNAVAMLEKVTASLKQVGAAG, encoded by the coding sequence ATGCAAAGACCAGCATCCAGACCATCAGCCAGGCGGCTGCCGCGCGACCAGCGGGTGGCAGCGATCCTGCAGACGGCGCGCACCGTGCTGCGCGACCGCGGCTCGGAGCAGTTCCTCACCTCTGAGGTGGCAGAGCGTGCCGGAACCTCCGAGGCGACGATCTACAAGTATTTCCCGACCAAGCGGGACCTGCTGATCCAACTTGCTGAACACTGGTTCGAGGAGTTTCTGGCTGAGGATTATCCGGCAAAGACCAGCGGTCCGCTGAGGGACCGGCTCTTCCACGCGATCTGGTGGGCACTGTCGTTCATTCGCCGAGAGCCGGCGCTCTCGCGGTTCGTCTTGATGGAACTGCGCGCCGATCCCAATTACCGGACGATGCGCATCTACCAGCAGAACCGCAAGGTCGTTGCCCGTGTCATGAGCGTGGTCGAGGATGGGCTCGCAAAAGGCGAGGTGCGCGACGACATCTCGATCCGACTCATACGCGACATGATTTTCGGCGCGATCGAGCACCAGACCTGGGCCTATCTCCGGCGCGAGGGCGATTTTTCCGTCGACGACTCGGCCGAGGGAATCACCGAAGTGATCCTCGCCGGCATCACGCCGAACAAGCCCGTGGGCGACCGCATTTCCAACGCGGTCGCCATGCTGGAAAAGGTAACCGCTTCGCTGAAGCAGGTAGGCGCGGCAGGCTGA
- a CDS encoding PaaI family thioesterase produces the protein MDAAAVSAMLAGEIPDEPPEGFLPIQVGTGFNVYFGPIYGKLIDGKLRLGLRIGRRHINPHDTCHGGVIASFADMQVYVSQHQEQALRRMLLPTISLNVDFISPAALGDWLEGHSILLRHTNSTLFQQTIGMAGDRVVFRASCIYKVSGREAPEGSWVGDAFVSQ, from the coding sequence ATGGACGCAGCGGCGGTATCGGCAATGCTCGCCGGAGAAATCCCGGATGAGCCGCCGGAGGGGTTCCTGCCCATTCAGGTCGGAACAGGCTTCAATGTCTATTTCGGACCGATCTACGGCAAGCTGATCGACGGCAAGCTGCGGCTTGGCCTTCGTATCGGACGCAGGCACATCAACCCGCACGACACCTGCCACGGCGGCGTCATCGCTTCCTTCGCTGACATGCAGGTCTATGTCAGCCAGCATCAGGAGCAGGCCTTGCGGCGCATGCTGTTGCCGACCATCAGCTTGAATGTTGACTTCATTTCGCCGGCCGCTCTCGGTGATTGGCTCGAAGGCCACTCGATCCTGCTTCGGCACACCAATTCGACCCTGTTCCAACAGACGATCGGCATGGCGGGGGATCGCGTGGTCTTCCGCGCCAGCTGCATCTACAAGGTATCCGGCCGGGAAGCGCCCGAGGGAAGCTGGGTAGGGGACGCGTTCGTCTCGCAGTGA